A window from Megalobrama amblycephala isolate DHTTF-2021 linkage group LG9, ASM1881202v1, whole genome shotgun sequence encodes these proteins:
- the cbx3a gene encoding chromobox protein homolog 3a, with the protein MGKKQGNKSKKEVQEVEEFVVEKVIDQRVVNGKVEFFLKWKGFTDADNTWEPEENLDCPELIAAFLESQKGVVEKPEAVKRKSSTDEPETEESKAKRKKEMSDKPRGFARNLEPERIIGATDSSGELMFLMKWKDSDEADLVPAREANTRCPQIVIAFYEERLTWHSCPEDEQQ; encoded by the exons ATGGGTAAGAAGCAGGGAAACAAATCAAAGAAAGAAGTTCAGGAAGTAGAGGAGTTTGTGGTGGAGAAGGTGATCGACCAGCGAGTGGTCAACGGAAAAGTTGAATTTTTCCTCAAGTGGAAAGGCTTTACAGa TGCTGACAACACCTGGGAGCCTGAAGAGAATTTAGACTGTCCTGAGCTGATTGCTGCATTCCTGGAGTCTCAGAAAGGAGTAGTGGAGAAACCAGAAGCTGTAAAAAGAAAATCCTCCACTGATGAACCAGAAACGGAGGAGAGCAAGGCAAAGAGAAAGAAGGAAATG TCTGACAAGCCAAGAGGGTTTGCAAGAAACCTTGAGCCAGAGAGGATCATTGGGGCAACTGACAGCAGTGGGGAGCTCATGTTCCTCATGAAGTG GAAGGACTCTGATGAGGCGGACCTGGTACCTGCACGAGAGGCCAACACCCGTTGCCCACAGATAGTCATTGCCTTTTATGAGGAAAGACTAACTTGGCATTCCTGTCCTGAGGATGAGCAGCAGTAG
- the nfe2l3 gene encoding nuclear factor erythroid 2-related factor 3: MHHMKKYFTEGLIQFTILLSLIGVRVDVDTYLSGYFSPLIETDGGPSSAFIQTPFHHYRDTAAGHQVHPKCPELDYFFTSRRLLNEVRALGSPARFPTRVSAWLVHLVPDDGSDVSEPLDLSGDPDNEDVNTENHLEEDDHRTGESFGLSVSQDCNVSRPCCAADELSKEETLLNQENEEEAVKDERGQEETSPASLNQLTQSSALEQEDLPGSTLPPPLSGLELPPQWQDFLSEFDDFDSMVPQRISDLEADLPNPISYDVSLQDAMVTGGDSSNCRPASSRAPLFRLESTNSSHSDPSQSLAGALPSSLFCLSGNSSHNETSPSQMGGYLDEAVFEHINMLDLGNLGTIDPQMLDGMQSEMDTPWLEDSDSGLSLESSSRSAASPSTSSDSFCEDEGGATGYSSEVESLSSKGGACAAAYRDWSPVNLHDNIWHDHTYSAPQAQNSTSSSWITTIKQEVMSEDESEPEEMSRDERRVQALGLPFSACQIVNMPVENFLELLDRQNLSGSEVMLLRDVRRRGKNKLAAQNCRKRKLDAILGLQGEVDGLTVQRDTLLRQRAHTAKALSAAAEHFEALSRTVLSHIRDEYGHPLNPEHYTLHCSANGRVMVQPRTNTTSRTMTGSKTVKRKKVKKP; this comes from the exons ATGCATCATATGAAGAAATATTTCACCGAGGGACTCATCCAGTTTACGATTCTGCTTAGTTTGATAGGTGTTCGCGTGGATGTCGACACTTATTTGAGCGGCTACTTCTCGCCGTTGATAGAGACGGACGGAGGGCCGAGCTCGGCTTTCATACAAACCCCGTTTCACCACTATCGGGACACCGCAGCGGGCCATCAAGTGCACCCAAAATGTCCCGAGCTAGACTATTTTTTCACCAGCCGCAGGCTGCTGAATGAAGTGCGTGCGCTCGGATCCCCGGCCCGCTTCCCCACGCGTGTCAGCGCATGGCTGGTGCACCTGGTGCCTGATGATGGTTCTGATGTCAGTGAGCCACTCGACCTGTCAGGGGACCCTGATAACGAGGACGTAAATACCGAAAATCACCTGGAAGAGGATGATCACAGGACTGGAGAGAGCTTCGGACTGTCAGTATCTCAGGACTGCAATGTTTCAAGGCCTTGCTGTGCAGCTGACGAACTTTCCAAAGAG GAAACTTTACTGAACCAAGAGAATGAGGAGGAGGCTGTGAAAGATGAAAGAGGGCAGGAAGAAACCAGCCCTGCTTCGCTGAACCAGCTGACTCAAAGCTCAGCATTAGAGCAAGAG GATTTGCCGGGTAGTACCCTTCCTCCACCTCTTTCTGGGCTTGAGCTTCCTCCACAGTGGCAGGACTTCCTCTCTGAATTTGAT GATTTTGACTCTATGGTCCCTCAACGCATTTCAGATTTAGAAGCTGACCTTCCTAATCCCATCAGTTATGATGTAAGCCTTCAAGATGCCATGGTAACCGGGGGAGATTCATCTAATTGCAGGCCGGCATCTTCCCGAGCACCCCTCTTCCGTTTGGAATCCACAAACTCTTCTCACTCAGACCCATCTCAGAGCTTAGCAGGGGCACTTCCTTCATCGCTCTTCTGTTTGTCTGGGAACAGCTCTCATAATGAAACCTCCCCTTCGCAGATGGGAGGCTATCTAGATGAGGCTGTTTTTGAGCACATCAATATGTTGGATCTGGGTAATCTCGGAACAATCGACCCTCAGATGCTGGATGGCATGCAAAGTGAGATGGACACTCCATGGCTGGAGGATTCAGACTCTGGCCTCTCTTTGGAGAGCAGTTCTAGAAGCGCCGCATCCCCGTCTACTTCGTCCGATTCATTTTGCGAGGATGAGGGTGGAGCTACAGGCTATAGCAGTGAAGTGGAATCTCTTTCTTCAAAAGGTGGCGCTTGTGCAGCTGCTTACCGTGATTGGTCGCCTGTGAACCTTCATGACAACATCTGGCATGATCATACCTACTCAGCCCCACAGGCTCAAAATTCCACGTCATCTAGCTGGATCACAACTATCAAACAGGAAGTGATGAGCGAAGATGAGTCTGAACCTGAAGAGATGAGTCGTGATGAACGTCGGGTGCAGGCGTTGGGTCTTCCGTTTTCAGCCTGTCAGATTGTCAACATGCCTGTAGAAAACTTCCTGGAGCTGCTGGACAGGCAGAATCTGTCAGGATCAGAAGTCATGCTCTTGCGTGACGTGCGCAGAAGAGGCAAAAACAAGCTTGCCGCGCAGAATTGCCGCAAGAGGAAGCTGGACGCGATCCTGGGCCTGCAGGGTGAGGTTGATGGCCTCACGGTGCAGCGGGATACTCTCCTGCGCCAGAGAGCCCACACAGCCAAGGCACTTTCTGCTGCTGCAGAACATTTCGAGGCGCTCTCGAGGACTGTGTTAAGCCACATCCGTGATGAATATGGACATCCTCTGAACCCTGAGCATTACACACTGCACTGCAGTGCTAATGGAAGAGTGATGGTTCAGCCTCGCACAAACACAACGTCAAGGACAATGACAGGTAGTAAGACAGTGAAGAGAAAGAAGGTCAAGAAACCTTAA